A genomic segment from Polyangium mundeleinium encodes:
- a CDS encoding peptidoglycan-binding domain-containing protein, translating to MNENESNEGGGALLSPELAEDAMLSAVAMGEATLARGAKSGSVVVLQKALVELGASLTPDGSFGPKTHAAIAAEQAAAGMPETGVLDAATLGVVDRRLAARRKGRLHDAMAAAVGGAPARPAGAAQVASAGPSRQDQGYFEDAAALRGPGAGPVADPDSPPPVQDRAGTKAKGPLATDRAGSFDAVRRSIGDDAPANAALERLLVAGRLHEGSLLPNLATFAQTPRNPALLLEAGIEPELLLGQVIRHVDNPLRVQQGRGHGTCGAGVMEYVLLRGDPAELVRLVDGITREARAVTLRSGKKLEMPRSAIARDDSGRVDLDRLFQSAIMNHASAMSWLFDYDNPEDNDTFWAAVRGNSQMAVYGFTSLYQAILGGTYTSVTKLSRPKDEIAGLVATSAARGERVPVILEFKTYHWLSVEWLEAGKDGKPASIVLRNPWGKDEGGDKPLRVAMPEGGGRVRMKYADFLENVFGATVRG from the coding sequence ATGAACGAGAACGAGTCGAACGAAGGGGGCGGGGCACTTCTGTCGCCCGAGCTCGCGGAGGACGCGATGCTCTCGGCCGTGGCCATGGGCGAGGCGACACTCGCGCGTGGGGCGAAGAGCGGGAGCGTGGTCGTGCTTCAGAAGGCGCTCGTCGAGCTCGGCGCGTCTCTCACTCCGGATGGCTCGTTCGGACCCAAGACCCACGCTGCGATCGCCGCCGAGCAAGCCGCGGCGGGGATGCCTGAGACAGGCGTGCTCGACGCGGCGACGCTCGGGGTCGTCGATCGACGCCTCGCCGCGCGACGCAAGGGTCGGCTGCACGACGCCATGGCGGCGGCGGTCGGGGGCGCGCCTGCGAGGCCGGCGGGCGCGGCGCAGGTGGCGTCAGCCGGGCCGTCGCGGCAGGACCAGGGCTACTTTGAAGACGCGGCCGCGCTCCGGGGGCCGGGGGCGGGACCCGTGGCGGATCCGGATTCACCGCCGCCGGTTCAGGATCGCGCGGGCACGAAGGCGAAGGGACCGCTGGCTACGGATCGGGCCGGTTCGTTCGACGCCGTTCGGCGGTCCATCGGCGACGACGCGCCGGCGAACGCGGCGCTCGAGCGGCTCCTCGTGGCGGGGCGCCTGCATGAGGGGTCGCTCTTGCCGAACCTCGCCACGTTCGCGCAGACCCCGCGCAACCCGGCGCTCTTGCTGGAGGCGGGGATCGAGCCGGAGCTCTTGCTCGGGCAGGTGATCCGTCACGTGGACAACCCCCTCCGGGTGCAGCAGGGGCGCGGGCACGGGACGTGTGGCGCCGGCGTGATGGAGTATGTGCTGCTCCGGGGGGATCCGGCCGAGCTCGTGCGGCTCGTCGACGGCATCACCCGCGAGGCGCGCGCGGTCACGCTTCGATCCGGCAAGAAGCTTGAGATGCCACGCAGCGCGATCGCGCGGGACGACTCGGGGCGCGTGGACCTCGACCGGCTCTTTCAGTCGGCGATCATGAACCACGCCTCGGCGATGAGCTGGCTCTTCGATTACGACAACCCCGAGGACAACGATACGTTTTGGGCGGCCGTACGAGGCAACAGCCAGATGGCTGTGTATGGCTTCACCAGTTTGTATCAAGCCATCCTGGGCGGGACCTATACGAGCGTGACCAAGCTCTCGCGGCCGAAGGACGAAATCGCGGGACTCGTGGCGACGTCGGCAGCGCGCGGCGAGCGGGTGCCGGTGATCCTGGAGTTCAAGACGTACCACTGGCTCTCGGTCGAGTGGCTCGAAGCGGGCAAGGACGGCAAACCTGCCTCGATCGTCCTTCGAAACCCGTGGGGCAAAGACGAGGGCGGCGACAAACCGCTCCGCGTGGCGATGCCCGAGGGCGGGGGGCGCGTCCGGATGAAGTACGCCGACTTCCTCGAAAACGTATTCGGTGCCACTGTCCGCGGCTGA
- a CDS encoding 3' terminal RNA ribose 2'-O-methyltransferase Hen1, translating to MLFTLRATGPHASGLGYLLHKHPDKLQTFPLAFGRAHVFYPEASAEAVTAALLVDLDPVALVRGRPGSSEGGLVDQYVNDRPYAASSFLSVAIAQVLGSALAGRCKDRPELVQTSIALEATLSAVPCRGGATLLRSLFEPLGYEVTASRLPLDERFPAWGEGTHHDVRLRKACPLSELLSHVYVLVPVLDDDKHYWVGDDEVEKLVYHGEGWLATHPEKELIARRYLKHRARLARAALDRLVSGEAKDPDAEAEAHAEEEAAIEAPVRLDEARIEAVARALSDEGAKTVVDLGCGEGKLLAKLVRNRAITQLVGVDVSQRALDVASERLKLDRHGGRKSERIELLHGSLLYRDARLAGFDAATLVEVIEHMELSRLGALERSVFAHARPRVVVVTTPNAEYNVVFTSLPAGHMRHKDHRFEWTRAEFEAWAGSVAERNGYAVRFAPIGPADDTLGSPTQMAVFSR from the coding sequence ATGCTCTTCACCCTTCGCGCCACGGGCCCCCACGCGTCGGGGCTCGGGTACTTGCTGCACAAGCACCCCGACAAACTCCAGACGTTCCCCCTCGCGTTCGGGCGCGCGCACGTCTTTTATCCCGAGGCCTCGGCCGAGGCCGTGACGGCCGCGCTGCTCGTCGACCTCGACCCGGTCGCCCTCGTGCGCGGCCGGCCCGGTTCGTCCGAGGGCGGGCTCGTGGATCAGTACGTGAACGACCGGCCGTACGCTGCGTCGTCGTTCCTCAGCGTGGCCATCGCGCAGGTGCTCGGCTCGGCGCTCGCGGGGCGCTGCAAGGATCGGCCGGAGCTCGTGCAGACGTCGATCGCGCTCGAAGCGACGCTCTCGGCGGTCCCGTGCCGCGGCGGCGCAACGCTCCTCCGGTCCCTGTTCGAGCCGCTCGGGTACGAGGTCACCGCGTCACGTTTGCCGCTCGACGAGCGTTTCCCCGCGTGGGGCGAGGGCACGCACCACGACGTCCGCTTGCGCAAGGCGTGCCCGCTCTCGGAGCTGCTCTCGCACGTGTACGTGCTCGTCCCCGTGCTCGACGACGACAAGCATTACTGGGTCGGCGACGACGAGGTGGAGAAGCTCGTCTACCACGGCGAGGGGTGGCTCGCGACGCACCCCGAAAAGGAGCTCATCGCGCGCCGATATCTGAAGCACCGGGCGCGTCTGGCGCGCGCCGCGCTCGATCGGCTCGTCTCGGGCGAGGCCAAGGATCCCGACGCGGAGGCCGAGGCGCATGCCGAGGAGGAGGCCGCAATCGAGGCGCCCGTGCGCCTCGACGAGGCCCGGATCGAGGCCGTGGCGCGAGCGCTTTCGGACGAGGGCGCGAAGACGGTGGTCGATCTCGGCTGCGGGGAGGGCAAGCTCCTCGCGAAGCTCGTGCGGAACCGGGCGATCACGCAGCTCGTGGGAGTCGACGTCTCGCAACGCGCGCTCGACGTGGCCTCGGAGCGGCTGAAGCTCGATCGGCACGGCGGCCGGAAATCCGAGCGGATCGAGCTCCTGCACGGCTCCTTGCTCTACCGCGACGCGCGCCTCGCGGGCTTCGACGCGGCGACGCTCGTGGAGGTCATCGAGCACATGGAGCTCTCGCGCCTCGGCGCGCTCGAGCGCTCGGTCTTCGCGCACGCCCGTCCCCGCGTCGTCGTCGTGACCACGCCGAACGCCGAATACAACGTCGTGTTCACCTCGCTGCCCGCGGGCCACATGCGCCACAAGGATCACCGTTTCGAATGGACGCGCGCCGAATTCGAGGCGTGGGCGGGCAGCGTCGCGGAGCGAAATGGATATGCGGTCCGGTTTGCTCCCATCGGGCCGGCCGACGACACGCTCGGTTCTCCCACCCAAATGGCGGTGTTCTCCCGATGA
- a CDS encoding GNAT family N-acetyltransferase — translation MPDIRCIIAETQRHLDDAVRVRFDVFARELGYLDTKDHAVPRELDPFDTLPTTLHLITYDGDLAVGTLRLLLPNPEIAATNGTSFGLSVESQFDLAPLVAAGLRLAETSRYCVLATHRHSMAVAELHAAAVHLSRVLGVGHWIATANTETDGIEDARLIQHVARERGFVRNDLSLAPRLPPPAPAPPKRPFYDDHGRTAATAAPARSRLPRTLDMYTRRMRARFVGPPVYDTRFHMCALPLLADVAEQRTVRRAKPPAFPNPGSIAA, via the coding sequence ATGCCAGACATCCGTTGCATCATCGCCGAAACCCAAAGACACCTCGACGACGCCGTCCGCGTTCGTTTCGACGTTTTCGCCCGTGAGCTCGGGTACCTCGACACGAAAGACCACGCAGTCCCCCGCGAGCTCGATCCGTTCGATACCCTCCCCACGACCCTTCACCTCATCACCTACGACGGCGACCTCGCCGTCGGCACCCTCCGCCTCCTCCTGCCGAACCCCGAGATCGCCGCCACGAACGGCACCTCGTTTGGCCTCTCCGTCGAGTCGCAATTCGACCTCGCCCCCCTCGTTGCCGCCGGGCTCCGCCTCGCCGAGACCTCGCGTTATTGCGTCCTCGCCACCCACAGACACTCCATGGCCGTCGCCGAGCTCCACGCCGCCGCCGTCCACCTGAGCCGGGTCCTCGGCGTCGGCCACTGGATTGCCACGGCAAACACCGAGACCGACGGCATCGAAGATGCCCGCCTCATCCAGCACGTCGCCCGCGAGCGCGGGTTCGTCCGGAACGACCTATCCCTCGCCCCGCGCCTCCCGCCGCCCGCCCCCGCCCCGCCGAAGCGCCCCTTCTACGACGACCACGGTCGCACGGCGGCGACCGCCGCGCCCGCGCGATCCCGGCTCCCCCGCACCCTCGACATGTACACGCGCCGCATGCGCGCCCGCTTCGTGGGTCCGCCCGTCTACGACACACGCTTCCACATGTGCGCCCTTCCCCTCCTCGCCGACGTCGCCGAGCAGCGCACCGTCCGGCGCGCGAAACCCCCCGCCTTCCCCAATCCGGGCTCGATCGCCGCCTGA
- a CDS encoding polynucleotide kinase-phosphatase, which translates to MSTEAPGALAAPAKEPTISLPTPSLVLLVGASGSGKSTFARKHFAPTEVVSSDMFRAMVSDDENDQSASASAFEVLHLVVDKRLEAGKLVVVDATNVRPEFRKPLVAIARKHHVFATAIAFDVGERVCAERNENRTDRNVAAHVVRRQSQDLRASLRGIEREGIRVVHVLRMPEEIEGVRIERTRLWTDRRDEHGPFDIIGDVHGCCDELEVLLEDLGYTVEWDPAAGPHGVRVTPPPGRRLVFLGDLVDRGPRIVDVLRLVMTAVQSGAALCVPGNHEVKLLKVLRGRQVTIMHGLAETLAELASTTEAFQAELARFIDDLVSHYVLDEGRLCVAHAGMKASMQGRSSGGVREFGLYGDTTGETDEYGLPVRHNWASEYRGRATVVYGHTPVPTADWLNNTICIDTGCVFGGSLTALRYPEREIVSVPATRQYCEPKKPLISVAPEEGRTAQQAHDDTLDIDDVIGKRPVSTRLARWVTVREENAAAALEAMSRFAVDPRWLVYLPPTMSPTETSELPGTLEHPAEAFAYFRRNEVPRVICEEKHMGSRAVIVVCRDEATAKKRFGTTDGRAGIVYTRTGRPFFDDPAFEEALLLRVRRAAEASGLFDEVGGWFVLDAEIMPWSAKAQALVRVQYAPVGSASRSALGAGIEALVQANERGIETGELLSRMRERARAASLYVDAYRRYCWPVAHIEDYRVAPFHLLAAEGRVFVDRDHPFHLAMAARLAEADGQVLVATRHVEVTLGDEASERTGAAWWEELTAAGGEGMVVKPISFLARGKRGLVQPAVKCRGREYLRIIYGPEYDLPENLARLRNRGLGAKRSLALRELALGVEALERFVRGEPLRRVHECVFAILALESEPVDPRL; encoded by the coding sequence ATGAGCACGGAAGCCCCGGGCGCTTTGGCGGCTCCCGCAAAAGAACCTACGATCTCCCTGCCGACGCCGAGCCTCGTCCTGCTCGTCGGTGCGTCGGGATCGGGGAAGAGCACCTTTGCGCGGAAGCATTTCGCGCCGACCGAGGTCGTCTCGTCCGACATGTTCCGCGCGATGGTGTCGGACGACGAGAATGATCAGAGCGCGTCGGCTTCGGCGTTCGAGGTGCTGCACCTGGTCGTGGACAAACGCCTGGAGGCGGGCAAGCTCGTGGTGGTCGACGCGACGAACGTGCGGCCCGAGTTCCGCAAGCCGCTCGTGGCGATCGCGCGCAAGCACCACGTCTTCGCGACCGCGATCGCGTTCGACGTGGGCGAGCGGGTCTGTGCCGAGCGGAACGAAAACCGCACGGATCGCAACGTGGCGGCCCACGTGGTGCGGCGCCAATCGCAGGATCTCCGCGCGTCGCTGCGCGGGATCGAGCGCGAGGGCATCCGCGTGGTGCACGTGCTGCGCATGCCCGAGGAGATCGAGGGTGTCCGCATCGAGCGCACGCGCCTCTGGACCGATCGCCGCGACGAGCACGGGCCGTTCGACATCATCGGCGACGTGCACGGCTGCTGCGACGAGCTCGAGGTGCTGCTGGAGGATCTCGGCTACACGGTCGAATGGGATCCGGCCGCGGGCCCGCACGGCGTGCGCGTGACGCCGCCGCCGGGACGGCGCCTCGTGTTTCTCGGGGATCTCGTCGATCGAGGCCCGCGGATCGTGGACGTCCTGCGGCTCGTCATGACGGCCGTGCAGAGCGGGGCCGCGCTCTGCGTGCCGGGCAACCACGAGGTGAAGCTGCTCAAGGTGCTCCGCGGCCGGCAGGTCACGATCATGCACGGCCTCGCCGAGACGCTCGCCGAGCTCGCCTCTACGACCGAGGCGTTTCAGGCGGAGCTCGCGCGCTTCATCGACGATCTCGTCAGCCATTACGTGCTCGACGAGGGCCGGCTCTGCGTCGCGCACGCCGGCATGAAGGCGTCGATGCAGGGGCGCTCCTCGGGTGGGGTGCGCGAATTCGGGCTTTACGGCGACACGACGGGCGAGACAGACGAGTATGGTTTGCCCGTGCGGCACAACTGGGCGTCCGAGTATCGTGGCCGCGCGACGGTCGTGTATGGCCACACGCCGGTCCCGACGGCGGATTGGCTCAACAATACGATTTGCATCGATACGGGCTGCGTCTTCGGCGGCTCGCTCACGGCGCTCCGGTATCCCGAGCGCGAGATCGTTAGCGTGCCGGCGACGCGTCAATATTGCGAGCCCAAGAAGCCGCTGATTTCCGTCGCGCCCGAGGAGGGCCGCACGGCGCAGCAGGCGCACGACGACACGCTTGATATCGACGACGTGATCGGCAAGCGGCCCGTGAGCACGCGCCTCGCGCGGTGGGTCACGGTGCGCGAGGAGAATGCGGCGGCGGCGCTGGAGGCGATGAGCCGGTTCGCGGTCGATCCGCGCTGGCTCGTCTACCTGCCGCCCACGATGTCCCCGACCGAGACGAGCGAGCTCCCGGGCACGCTGGAGCATCCGGCCGAGGCCTTCGCGTATTTCCGGCGGAACGAGGTCCCGCGCGTCATCTGCGAAGAAAAACACATGGGCTCGCGGGCCGTGATTGTCGTTTGTCGGGACGAGGCGACGGCGAAGAAGCGGTTTGGCACGACAGATGGCCGCGCGGGCATCGTGTATACGCGCACGGGCCGGCCGTTTTTCGACGATCCGGCGTTCGAAGAGGCGCTCCTTTTGCGGGTGCGGCGCGCGGCCGAGGCGAGCGGGCTCTTCGACGAGGTCGGCGGATGGTTCGTGCTCGACGCCGAGATCATGCCGTGGTCGGCGAAGGCGCAGGCGCTCGTCCGGGTGCAATACGCGCCCGTGGGCAGCGCCAGCCGGTCGGCGCTCGGGGCCGGCATCGAGGCGCTCGTGCAGGCGAACGAGCGCGGGATCGAGACGGGCGAATTGCTCTCGCGCATGCGCGAACGAGCGCGGGCCGCCTCGCTTTACGTCGACGCGTATCGACGTTACTGCTGGCCGGTCGCGCATATCGAGGATTATCGCGTCGCGCCGTTTCACTTGCTCGCGGCCGAGGGGCGCGTGTTCGTCGACCGGGACCATCCTTTCCACCTGGCCATGGCCGCGCGGCTCGCCGAGGCGGACGGGCAGGTGCTCGTGGCGACGCGGCACGTGGAGGTCACGCTCGGGGACGAGGCGAGCGAGCGGACGGGCGCGGCGTGGTGGGAGGAGCTCACCGCGGCCGGCGGCGAGGGGATGGTCGTGAAGCCCATTTCCTTCCTCGCGCGGGGCAAACGCGGGCTCGTGCAGCCAGCCGTGAAATGCCGCGGCCGCGAGTACCTCCGGATCATTTATGGGCCGGAGTACGATTTGCCCGAGAACCTCGCGCGGCTCCGCAACCGTGGCCTCGGCGCGAAACGTTCGCTGGCTCTCCGGGAGCTCGCGCTTGGCGTCGAGGCGCTCGAGCGTTTCGTCCGGGGCGAGCCCTTACGTCGTGTACATGAATGCGTGTTTGCGATCCTGGCGCTGGAAAGCGAGCCGGTCGATCCGCGACTTTGA
- a CDS encoding LuxR C-terminal-related transcriptional regulator — protein MRGRSSLTEHEQGLMLDLVAELGGSLDLHEVLGHAYGLLSQLVPADHGALCVSRPEGHAVYDWAVAEMPERFFQGYAEMVPHDFVRIAVAERPNEVLRDTEMLPRASMERSFLYNHCRDIGMQLEHVMAVLLRDDPSWHGGLILYRDKRIAFSDHEREILQKLSRHFTNAVKNCRLFGSMAQRASILDGVLAGIGHEAIVFNASGAEIARTSSAEKMLQAWFKPTELGPGRFPEPLAARVACMVKDPHALLEPFCRGGAFADLKVSMQKLPGGGGASFVMLLEEVPQLVPIPLPWLRVLSSAEIKVAERVCWDNALIASELSITELTVKKHFSRIFDKLGIPNRAALIHLAWRQR, from the coding sequence ATGAGGGGGCGTTCCAGTCTCACCGAGCATGAGCAGGGCCTCATGCTGGATCTCGTCGCCGAGCTCGGCGGATCGCTCGATCTGCACGAGGTGCTCGGCCACGCGTACGGCCTGCTCTCGCAGCTCGTGCCCGCCGATCACGGGGCGCTCTGCGTGAGCCGGCCCGAGGGGCACGCCGTCTACGACTGGGCGGTCGCCGAGATGCCCGAGAGGTTTTTCCAGGGATACGCGGAGATGGTCCCGCACGACTTCGTCCGGATCGCCGTGGCCGAGCGTCCGAACGAGGTGCTGCGCGACACCGAGATGCTCCCGCGCGCGTCGATGGAGCGCAGCTTCCTCTACAACCACTGCCGCGACATCGGCATGCAGCTCGAGCACGTGATGGCCGTCCTGCTCCGTGACGACCCTTCCTGGCACGGCGGGCTCATCCTCTACCGGGACAAGCGGATCGCATTCTCCGATCACGAGCGCGAGATCCTGCAGAAGCTCTCCCGGCATTTCACGAACGCCGTGAAGAACTGCCGCCTCTTCGGGTCGATGGCCCAGCGCGCGTCGATCCTCGACGGGGTGCTCGCCGGCATCGGGCACGAGGCCATCGTGTTCAACGCGTCGGGCGCGGAGATCGCGCGGACGTCGAGCGCGGAGAAGATGCTGCAGGCCTGGTTCAAGCCGACCGAGCTCGGCCCCGGGAGGTTCCCCGAGCCGCTCGCCGCGCGCGTCGCGTGCATGGTGAAGGACCCGCACGCGCTGCTCGAGCCTTTCTGCCGGGGCGGCGCGTTCGCCGATCTGAAGGTCTCGATGCAGAAGCTCCCAGGCGGCGGAGGCGCGTCCTTCGTGATGCTGCTCGAGGAGGTCCCGCAGCTCGTGCCCATCCCCCTTCCGTGGCTGCGGGTCCTGAGCAGCGCGGAGATCAAGGTGGCCGAGCGCGTGTGCTGGGACAACGCGCTCATCGCCTCCGAGCTCTCCATCACGGAGCTCACGGTGAAGAAGCATTTCTCACGCATCTTCGACAAACTCGGCATCCCGAACCGCGCCGCGCTCATTCACCTGGCGTGGCGGCAGCGTTGA
- a CDS encoding iron-containing redox enzyme family protein produces MNALVETLDTTVSDLLSALDAHPAARRLLAGDLDTDEYAAFLGQTYLYVRQTRPLLRRAGERLARAGKALDLARLFLQKADEEQGHDLWVLEDLAAIGRAQSPAAPPRPSPAVTAYIAWNQFQVEAGSPLAFLGTAYILEALSQARAGTTAAHLVARRRIPGIERGVRFLRGHADADEGHTSVLRGLFARLEAEGDRRAITLSAAVTAALYLGMFAGDASTVNAAATPGE; encoded by the coding sequence ATGAACGCCCTCGTCGAAACCCTCGATACCACCGTCTCGGACCTGCTCTCGGCCCTCGACGCGCACCCTGCCGCACGCCGCCTGCTCGCAGGTGACCTCGACACGGACGAATACGCTGCCTTCCTCGGACAAACCTATCTCTACGTCCGCCAAACCCGACCCTTGCTGCGCCGCGCCGGCGAGCGGCTCGCGCGCGCGGGCAAGGCCCTCGATCTGGCGCGGCTCTTCTTGCAGAAGGCCGACGAGGAGCAGGGGCACGATCTCTGGGTCCTCGAAGACCTCGCCGCCATCGGCCGCGCGCAGAGCCCCGCCGCGCCGCCGCGACCGAGCCCCGCCGTCACCGCCTACATCGCGTGGAACCAGTTCCAGGTCGAGGCCGGCTCGCCCCTCGCCTTCCTCGGCACAGCCTACATCCTCGAAGCCCTCTCCCAGGCCCGCGCCGGCACTACGGCGGCGCACCTCGTCGCGCGGCGACGTATCCCCGGCATCGAGCGCGGCGTCCGCTTCCTCCGCGGCCACGCCGACGCTGACGAGGGGCACACGAGCGTCCTGCGTGGCCTCTTCGCGCGCCTCGAAGCCGAAGGCGACCGCCGCGCCATCACGTTGTCCGCGGCGGTGACGGCAGCGCTTTATTTGGGGATGTTCGCGGGGGACGCGTCGACGGTCAACGCTGCCGCCACGCCAGGTGAATGA
- a CDS encoding sigma 54-interacting transcriptional regulator: protein MKDWNTWTMEADRGLELRTHKIRVEVSRGPMAGVVTEVLGPEVRVGSGKDCDLVLEDPTVSRHHLLLRIEGDLLRVLDTSSRNGTTVDGVRIRDAYARPDSTIGLGASALRLQMLRDVVTLPLSSSTHFGRLVGASVPMRRLFALLERIAPKDTTVLVEGETGTGKELVAAAIHAKSKRASGPFMVFDCSSVGAGVLESELFGHRRGSFTGATEHRVGKFEAAHGGTLFLDEIGELPLELQPKLLRALETRTITRIGENEPRRADVRIVAATNRSLAAEVERGRFREDLYYRLAVVPVRMPPLRERLDDIPLLVRHFEKEWQGRKDAPALLPNEVLERMKAHPRPWPGNVRELRNKVEMMLSLGLAEPPWAAEEPETEGPMPSVLPVNLELPLHVGLAHVENAYKRAYVERALRETGFNVSQAAKIAGVGRAFVQRVMRRHGIRSGEEGGGPERGEGGASPAPALAPPPVPAPAPASSAGHGLYQWYRKHPLASPDARGRTDGFGPRNGHGSKRRDEGGR from the coding sequence ATGAAGGACTGGAATACCTGGACTATGGAAGCCGATCGGGGGCTCGAGCTTCGGACGCACAAGATTCGCGTCGAGGTGAGCCGAGGGCCCATGGCAGGGGTCGTCACCGAAGTTTTGGGGCCGGAGGTGCGGGTCGGGAGCGGGAAAGATTGTGATCTCGTTCTCGAAGATCCGACCGTGAGCAGGCATCACCTGCTCCTTCGTATCGAGGGAGACCTCCTGCGCGTGCTCGACACGAGCAGCCGCAATGGCACGACCGTCGACGGCGTGCGGATCCGCGACGCCTACGCCCGGCCCGACTCGACGATCGGGCTCGGCGCTTCGGCCCTGCGGCTGCAAATGCTCCGCGACGTGGTGACGCTGCCGCTCTCGTCGAGCACGCACTTCGGGCGCCTCGTCGGCGCGAGCGTGCCGATGCGGCGGCTCTTCGCGCTGCTCGAGCGGATCGCGCCGAAAGATACGACCGTGCTGGTCGAAGGGGAGACCGGGACGGGCAAGGAGCTCGTGGCCGCGGCGATTCACGCCAAGAGCAAGCGGGCGAGTGGTCCGTTCATGGTCTTCGATTGCTCGTCGGTGGGCGCAGGTGTGCTGGAGAGCGAGCTCTTCGGACACAGGCGAGGGAGTTTCACGGGCGCGACCGAGCATCGCGTGGGGAAGTTCGAGGCGGCGCACGGCGGGACGCTTTTTCTGGACGAGATCGGGGAGCTGCCCCTGGAGCTGCAGCCGAAGCTGCTCCGGGCCCTGGAGACGCGCACGATCACGCGGATCGGCGAGAATGAGCCGCGGCGGGCCGACGTGCGGATCGTGGCCGCGACGAACCGATCGCTGGCGGCCGAGGTCGAGCGGGGCAGGTTCCGCGAGGATCTCTATTACCGGCTGGCCGTCGTGCCGGTGCGGATGCCGCCGCTGCGGGAGCGGCTCGACGACATCCCCCTGCTCGTGCGCCATTTCGAGAAGGAATGGCAGGGGCGGAAGGATGCGCCGGCGCTGCTACCGAACGAGGTGCTCGAGCGGATGAAGGCGCACCCGCGGCCCTGGCCGGGCAACGTGCGGGAGCTCCGGAACAAGGTGGAGATGATGCTCTCGCTCGGGCTCGCCGAGCCGCCCTGGGCCGCAGAGGAGCCGGAAACCGAGGGGCCGATGCCTTCCGTGCTGCCGGTGAACCTCGAGCTGCCTTTGCACGTGGGGCTCGCGCACGTGGAAAACGCCTACAAACGAGCCTATGTGGAGCGCGCGTTGCGCGAGACGGGATTCAACGTGTCGCAGGCCGCGAAGATCGCGGGCGTGGGGCGGGCGTTTGTCCAGCGGGTGATGCGAAGGCACGGGATCCGATCGGGCGAGGAGGGTGGTGGACCCGAACGTGGTGAGGGCGGGGCCTCACCTGCGCCTGCGCTCGCGCCGCCGCCGGTCCCCGCGCCTGCGCCCGCGTCGTCGGCGGGGCACGGGCTCTACCAATGGTATCGAAAACATCCGCTGGCCTCGCCAGACGCGCGTGGCAGGACCGATGGGTTCGGCCCGCGGAACGGGCACGGATCGAAGCGCCGGGACGAAGGCGGGCGTTGA